A genomic window from Streptomyces mirabilis includes:
- a CDS encoding XRE family transcriptional regulator, giving the protein MDAELEQIIDGIGPRLRTLRRDRGLTLQALAATTGMSVSTLSRLESGKRRPTLELLIPLARTHRVALDQLVAAPATGDPRVHLKPLRKGHGSVLVPLTQYPGRVQVFKQVLAPREPVLVTHDGYEWLYVLAGELRLILGEQDCTLHPGEVAEFDTREPHWFGPANTSAVEILHLFGPRGDQAVVRAKPSASGSDRATETTPPSTTS; this is encoded by the coding sequence ATGGACGCGGAGCTGGAACAGATCATCGACGGCATCGGCCCCCGGCTGCGCACGCTGCGCCGGGACCGCGGGCTCACGCTCCAGGCGCTCGCGGCGACGACCGGAATGTCGGTGAGCACGCTGTCGCGTCTCGAGTCGGGCAAGCGGCGCCCGACTCTGGAGTTGCTCATCCCGCTCGCGCGTACGCACCGCGTCGCACTCGACCAGCTGGTGGCCGCGCCGGCCACCGGTGATCCTCGGGTGCATCTCAAGCCCTTGCGCAAGGGGCACGGCAGCGTCCTTGTGCCTCTGACGCAGTACCCGGGTCGGGTACAGGTGTTCAAGCAGGTACTGGCTCCGCGCGAGCCGGTGTTGGTGACCCATGACGGTTACGAGTGGCTCTACGTCCTCGCGGGCGAACTACGCCTCATCCTCGGAGAGCAGGACTGCACGCTCCACCCGGGCGAAGTGGCCGAGTTCGACACGAGAGAACCGCACTGGTTCGGTCCGGCGAACACCAGCGCCGTCGAGATCCTGCACCTGTTCGGACCGCGAGGCGATCAAGCCGTGGTCCGCGCGAAACCCTCCGCATCCGGTTCCGACCGGGCGACCGAGACCACCCCGCCGTCAACAACGTCATGA
- a CDS encoding MFS transporter — protein sequence MTATTHPLQPLDPIQPVLSARRRWTVLAVCCLSMFLVGLDTTIVNVGLPAIGHGLGIGTRSLEWTVDAYTLVLASLLISSGALADRFGRRRVFQVGLVVFGAASLVCAIAPSVGVLIAARAVQGVGASMLSPVALAIVVNAMPDPRERAQAIGVWASVFGLSMAAGPVTGGALIAGFGWRSVFWINAPVIVAALVLSALFVPESRAPRAQRLDLPGQALLTVVIGVSVGVLIEGPRVGWASLPALVAYAIAVVAAVGFVSVESRRSEPLMDLRLYRHPVFSSAVLGAVAVFVALNVTLLLNTLYLQHARGWTPLAAGVATLPMAVGATVCAPLSGRLVGRTGPRLPLVLAGGFITVGGLCLVGLDQHTSVSLLLSAYLLIGVGFGFANAPITNTAVGGLPATRAGVAGAITSTARQLGSALGIAIAGGLVAGTAPTGLAHASRPGWILVATCGLFLLLVAHAARPKKDTSRPASPQSR from the coding sequence GTGACCGCGACCACCCATCCCCTTCAGCCACTTGACCCCATCCAGCCCGTTCTGAGCGCACGCAGACGCTGGACGGTGCTGGCCGTCTGCTGTCTGAGCATGTTCCTGGTGGGCCTGGACACCACCATCGTCAATGTCGGACTGCCGGCGATCGGGCACGGTCTGGGCATCGGGACCCGCAGCCTCGAATGGACCGTGGACGCGTACACGCTCGTCCTGGCCAGTCTCCTGATCTCCTCCGGCGCGCTGGCGGACCGGTTCGGACGCCGACGGGTGTTCCAGGTCGGCCTGGTCGTGTTCGGTGCGGCCTCGCTGGTCTGTGCGATCGCTCCTTCGGTGGGCGTGTTGATCGCGGCCCGCGCCGTCCAGGGGGTCGGCGCCTCGATGCTCAGTCCCGTGGCTCTCGCGATCGTGGTCAACGCGATGCCCGACCCGAGGGAGCGGGCGCAGGCGATCGGTGTCTGGGCGTCGGTCTTCGGGCTCAGCATGGCCGCCGGGCCTGTGACGGGCGGGGCCCTCATCGCGGGCTTCGGCTGGCGGTCGGTGTTCTGGATCAACGCGCCGGTCATCGTGGCCGCCCTCGTGCTCAGCGCGCTGTTCGTGCCGGAGTCCCGGGCACCGCGGGCACAGCGGCTCGACCTCCCGGGGCAGGCCCTGCTGACCGTGGTCATCGGCGTCTCGGTCGGCGTCCTCATCGAAGGACCGCGCGTCGGTTGGGCGTCGCTTCCGGCGCTGGTCGCGTACGCGATCGCTGTCGTGGCGGCAGTCGGATTCGTGTCGGTCGAATCCCGCCGGAGCGAACCGCTGATGGATCTACGGCTCTACCGGCATCCGGTCTTCAGCAGTGCCGTGCTGGGCGCGGTGGCGGTCTTCGTCGCCCTGAACGTGACGCTCCTGCTCAACACCCTCTACCTGCAACACGCCCGAGGATGGACACCACTGGCCGCCGGCGTGGCGACCTTGCCCATGGCGGTCGGAGCGACCGTCTGCGCACCGCTGTCCGGCCGCCTGGTAGGTCGTACCGGACCGCGGTTGCCGCTTGTCCTGGCCGGCGGTTTCATCACGGTGGGCGGACTCTGCCTGGTCGGGCTCGACCAGCACACGAGCGTGTCCCTGCTCTTGTCGGCCTACTTGCTGATCGGCGTCGGGTTCGGCTTCGCCAACGCGCCGATCACGAACACCGCGGTGGGCGGACTGCCTGCCACCCGTGCCGGTGTGGCCGGAGCGATCACGTCCACCGCACGCCAGCTCGGCTCCGCGCTCGGCATAGCCATCGCCGGCGGCCTGGTCGCGGGCACCGCCCCGACGGGACTCGCACACGCGTCCCGCCCGGGTTGGATCCTGGTCGCCACCTGCGGACTGTTCCTTCTCCTGGTGGCCCACGCGGCACGGCCGAAGAAGGACACGAGTCGCCCCGCCTCCCCGCAATCGAGGTGA
- a CDS encoding oxidoreductase yields the protein MTKTWLITGSSRGFGRALARHVLENGHRVVATARRPEQLKDLVERHGDRVRAVALDVTDPAAARAAVQLALDAFGRLDVVVNNAGYANSAAIEDIPEEDFRAQIETNLFGVVNVTKAALPVLRRQGSGHFLQFSSIGGRVGGSPGLSAYQTAKFAVEGFSEVLNAEVGPLGIKVTIIEPGGFRTDWGGSSMTALPVSPAYEETVGAMNRYREQTAATWPGDPARAARIITDLVGLDEPPLRLLLGAGAVEMAANASRTRAAEAERWADISRSADFPAGA from the coding sequence ATGACCAAGACCTGGCTCATCACCGGCAGCTCCCGCGGCTTCGGCAGGGCACTCGCCCGCCACGTCCTCGAAAACGGCCACCGTGTCGTGGCCACTGCCCGCCGCCCCGAACAGCTCAAGGACCTCGTCGAGCGCCACGGCGACCGGGTCCGCGCCGTCGCCCTCGACGTCACCGACCCGGCGGCCGCCCGCGCCGCCGTGCAACTGGCCCTGGACGCCTTCGGCAGGCTCGACGTCGTCGTGAACAACGCCGGATACGCCAACAGCGCCGCCATCGAGGACATACCGGAGGAGGACTTCCGGGCCCAGATCGAGACGAACCTGTTCGGCGTCGTCAATGTCACCAAGGCTGCCCTGCCCGTACTCCGCCGCCAGGGATCCGGCCACTTCCTCCAGTTCTCCTCCATCGGCGGACGCGTGGGCGGATCACCGGGCCTGAGCGCTTATCAGACCGCGAAGTTCGCGGTCGAAGGCTTCTCCGAAGTCCTCAACGCCGAGGTCGGGCCCCTCGGTATCAAGGTCACCATCATCGAGCCCGGTGGCTTCCGCACCGACTGGGGCGGCTCGTCCATGACCGCCCTGCCCGTAAGTCCCGCCTACGAAGAGACCGTTGGCGCGATGAACCGCTACCGCGAACAGACCGCCGCCACCTGGCCCGGAGACCCGGCCCGGGCAGCCAGGATCATCACCGACCTCGTGGGGCTCGACGAACCGCCGCTGCGCCTGCTGCTCGGCGCCGGAGCCGTCGAGATGGCCGCCAACGCCTCCCGTACCCGTGCCGCCGAAGCCGAGCGGTGGGCCGACATCAGCCGCTCGGCGGACTTCCCCGCGGGCGCGTGA